CATAAATAGATAACACCACACTCAATAACACAAAACTTCCTGCGATTGCTCTAATAATTGTATTTTTCATTTTTATATATTTTAAATTAATTTGATTGTTCAATGTTCATAACTGCAACATGTATTGTAGAATGAGATTCCTGTATTTTATTAAATTCAGCAACCAAATCGAATAGAACAGCTACTATATCTTTCTTTACAAAAGCATAAAACAATAATGAATCTGTTTCACTGATTTCGCTTCCAAACCAATTGGATGCAACACCTTCCTCCGTATTATCTTTGAACCCTTTTACATCTCGATACGAAAAGGATTTTACCTCTGCTTGTTGTAACATTTTTTTAATGTCTTTTTCAAAAGCAGCTATTGCAGTAATAATTAATAATTTCATGTTTTATTTTTTTAAAGATTTAATTCTCCCAATTTTTTCTTTCCGTGATATAGTAAATCAAAGGCACAACAATTAATGTTAAAATGGTCGAAACAATCGCTCCTGCTACTAACGAAATCGCTAATCCTTGGAAGATGGGGTCGAATAAAATAATTGAGGCTCCAATAACTACGGCACCTGTTGTCAATAAAATAGGTGTCGTTCTAACAGCTCCTGCTTCTATAATGGCTTGTTTCAATGCAACACCATCGTTCAGACGAATTTCGATAAAGTCAATTAATAAAACCGAATTTCGCACCATAACTCCCGCTAAAGCAATCATTCCAATGAAAGAGGTCGCTGTAAAATAAGCGTTTAACAACCAGTGACCTAATACAATTCCGATTAATGAAAGTGGAATTGCCAACATCATTACTATTGGGGTTTTAAAATTCTGAAACCAACCCACAATCAGCATATAGATAATTACAATTACTACCAAAAACGCCACTCCTAAATCACGGAAAACCTCTAAAGTAATTTGCCACTCTCCATCCCATTTAACAGTAAAATCACTTTCATCTGTAGGTTGTTCCATGTACAATTCGTTTACTTTATAACCCGCTGGTACTTTGATTTTGGCTAACTTTTCATTCATTCCCAAAATAGCATATACCGGACTTTCAAGTGTTCCTGCCATATCAGCCGTTACATACACTACTCGTTTTTGATCTTTTCTATAAATGGTTTTTTGTAAAGTATCTTTCACCACTTTTACCAAATCACTAACGGCAACCATATTGCCTTGACTTCCTTTGATTTTTAAATTTTGAATATCTTTCAAGCTGGTTTTATCTTTGTCGTCAAGCGCAAGTACAATTCCTACATTGTCATTTGAATTTTCGTCATACAAATTAGATACCGGATATTCTTTTAACAAATAGGTTAAATTTCCAACCACTTGCTGTGGAGCAATTCCGTTCAACATAGCTTTTTCTTTATCCACTTCCAAACGGTATTCGGTTTGATTATCCTCTACCATCCAATCGGTATCCACTACATCTGAATTGCTTTCTAAAATCGTTTTAACTTGATTGGCCACTTTGATTTGCTCTTGGTAATTAGGTCCATAAATTTCAGCAACCAAAGTAGATAATACCGGAGGTCCAGGCGGTACTTCTATTAATTTTACATTGGCACCATATTTCTTAGCAATTTTCTGAATTTCAGGACGCATTGCTTTCGCAATTTCGTGACTTTGTAAATCACGTTCTTCTTTGTGCAATAAGTTTACCTGAATATCAGCCATATTACTTCCTCCACGCAAATCATAATGTCGTACAAGTCCATTGAAGGTAATTGGAGCAGAAGTCCCAATATAGTTTTGATAATTTACCACTTCTGGTTTAGTTGCTAAATACTGAGCAATCTCTCTTGTTACTGCCGAAGTACGTTCTAAAGTAGTTCCTTCTGGCATATCAATTACCACTTGGAATTCGTTTTTATTATCAAATGGCAGCATTTTTACAATTACCGATTTGGTAAAAAACATCAACACCGATCCAAATAACAACACCACTGTTACTGCTAAAAGCAATCTTCTTTTTGGGCTGCTGTCCAATAAAGGACGCTCGATTTTGTTGTACATTTTATAAATCCAGCTCGTATCCATTCCTTCGGCTTCCTTATGCTCCTGCTCTTCTTTTTCTTGCAATAAATGATACCCCAAATATGGCGTAACAGTCAAAGCAACAAATAATGATAAAATCATAGCAATCGAAGCTCCAATAGGCATCGGACTCATATAAGGCCCCATCATACCCGACACAAAAGCCATTGGTAAAATCGCAGCAATTACCGTGAAAGTCGCTAGAATAGTTGGATTTCCTACTTCGTTAATTGCATAAATAGCCGCTTGTTTGAATGGCAAACGTTTCATTTTGAAATGGCGGTGCATATTTTCAGCAATAATAATACTATCATCTACTACAATTCCTACCACGAAAACCAAGGCAAAAAGAGTAATCCTATTTAAGGTATAACCCAATAAATAATAAGCAAATAAAGTCAATGCAAACGTTAAGGGTACAGAGAAAAACACGACCAATCCACCGCGCCATCCCATGGCTAACATTACTAAAACAGTTACAGCAATAATTGCTATACCAAGGTGCATCAATAACTCTCCTACTTTATCCGAAGCTGT
This sequence is a window from Flavobacterium ammoniigenes. Protein-coding genes within it:
- a CDS encoding efflux RND transporter permease subunit, with the protein product MQEGISGKIANFFINSKLTILLMVALMIIGVYSSFLIPREEEPQINVPMADIMVGYPGATPAEVESRVAKPLEKIISNIKGVEHVHTMAMNGQAMLIVQFYVGQDVERSYVKLYDELAKHENMFPQGVYKPMVKTRSIDDVPMLGITLWSEKQDDFQLRQIAEEVTTEIEKVKDVAITKEIGGSNRELKVILDKDKMAENGVDALGIMQMIQANNGSSQSGAFVENDQEYLLKTGQFLENADDVENLVVGVNRNMPVYLKQVAKVQDGAATARSYVSLGFGKANEKFKSAPSEYPAVTIAVGKVKGADAMKISEKIIEKIEHLKKTIISDDVHVEVTRNYGETASDKVGELLMHLGIAIIAVTVLVMLAMGWRGGLVVFFSVPLTFALTLFAYYLLGYTLNRITLFALVFVVGIVVDDSIIIAENMHRHFKMKRLPFKQAAIYAINEVGNPTILATFTVIAAILPMAFVSGMMGPYMSPMPIGASIAMILSLFVALTVTPYLGYHLLQEKEEQEHKEAEGMDTSWIYKMYNKIERPLLDSSPKRRLLLAVTVVLLFGSVLMFFTKSVIVKMLPFDNKNEFQVVIDMPEGTTLERTSAVTREIAQYLATKPEVVNYQNYIGTSAPITFNGLVRHYDLRGGSNMADIQVNLLHKEERDLQSHEIAKAMRPEIQKIAKKYGANVKLIEVPPGPPVLSTLVAEIYGPNYQEQIKVANQVKTILESNSDVVDTDWMVEDNQTEYRLEVDKEKAMLNGIAPQQVVGNLTYLLKEYPVSNLYDENSNDNVGIVLALDDKDKTSLKDIQNLKIKGSQGNMVAVSDLVKVVKDTLQKTIYRKDQKRVVYVTADMAGTLESPVYAILGMNEKLAKIKVPAGYKVNELYMEQPTDESDFTVKWDGEWQITLEVFRDLGVAFLVVIVIIYMLIVGWFQNFKTPIVMMLAIPLSLIGIVLGHWLLNAYFTATSFIGMIALAGVMVRNSVLLIDFIEIRLNDGVALKQAIIEAGAVRTTPILLTTGAVVIGASIILFDPIFQGLAISLVAGAIVSTILTLIVVPLIYYITERKNWEN